A stretch of DNA from Sandaracinaceae bacterium:
GCCCAGGCCACGACGGCGCTGCGGTCCATCAAGGACAGCGCGGAGAGCGCCCGAGCCATCGCAGACGACATCCTCGCGATGGTACGCACGGCCGACACCGACGAGACCAGCACCACCATGGCCGACGCCGTGTGTGGCGACGTCGTCCGCCTGATCACCCCCCAGGCGCGGCGTCGTTCGGTGGAGATCGTACACCGCCAGGGCAAAGACGTGCTCTGCCGCGCGCCTCGCAACAAGCTCGTGTCCATCCTCTGGAACCTGATCCACAACGCCGTGTCCGTGGCGCAGCCCGGCGGGCACGTCGAGGTGTGGGTCGAGTCGCAAGGGGACTTCGTGCTGTTCAACGTGCGCGACGACGGCCCGGGCATGGACCGCACGACGCGGGAGCGGGCGTTCGAGCCGTACTTCACCACGCGCGACAAGGGCACCGGGCTCGGGCTCGCGGTGGTCAAGTCGTTCGTCAGCACCTTGGGCGGAAAGATCGAGCTGCAGACCGCGCCTGGGCGCGGCGCGTGGTTCCGCATCCACGTCCCGGTGGCCAGCCCCTTGGCACGTCGAGGCAGCGGGATCCTGCCCCGCCTGCCCCGTGTCTTGGTGGTCGAGAACGACCCCATCCTGCGCGAGATGCTCCAGCTCGCCCTCGAGATGCATCAGCTGAAGGTGAGCGTCGCGGCCGGTCGGGCGGAGGCGCTCAACGCAACGGAGCACGTGGACGTCGCCGTGGTGGATCTCAACCTGGACGATGGCGACGGCATCGAGCTGATCGAGACGCTCAAGCGCGCCGGACGGGCGACGGAGGGCGTCATCATCAGCGGC
This window harbors:
- a CDS encoding response regulator, producing the protein MTSHPFTWLAQQLGWTELIESPDGSVLTSRGEPVAAGTRLEDAVAARVPHVLRGRAIEAVRAARLGVPKTLELPSGGRLMCWPNDDDTVRVLVTRPASRASEPALADLSGAASHEMANALTSILGWADVGLANRGAQATTALRSIKDSAESARAIADDILAMVRTADTDETSTTMADAVCGDVVRLITPQARRRSVEIVHRQGKDVLCRAPRNKLVSILWNLIHNAVSVAQPGGHVEVWVESQGDFVLFNVRDDGPGMDRTTRERAFEPYFTTRDKGTGLGLAVVKSFVSTLGGKIELQTAPGRGAWFRIHVPVASPLARRGSGILPRLPRVLVVENDPILREMLQLALEMHQLKVSVAAGRAEALNATEHVDVAVVDLNLDDGDGIELIETLKRAGRATEGVIISGSSPPPECTLTWIRKPFQPSELAESIRELIGQLSGQHDISRLG